Proteins co-encoded in one Candidatus Methylomirabilota bacterium genomic window:
- the thpR gene encoding RNA 2',3'-cyclic phosphodiesterase produces MPRAFVGIFLSEQTRRAVSAEMDRLRPLSRVVAWVAPHNLHVTLRFLGDQTEEQLADIVPALEEAVRGVAPFTMGLRGLGAFPGLEHPRTLWVGIAEGSKEVRDLQARVARTLETRGFPLEARAWQAHVTIGRIVDERRSRREGMAETRASLTRGATLSFGTMSVEAISLMRSDLFPSGARYTGIAAVALRPQ; encoded by the coding sequence ATGCCGCGGGCATTCGTCGGCATCTTCCTCTCCGAGCAGACGCGACGGGCCGTCTCCGCCGAGATGGACCGGCTCCGCCCGCTCTCCCGCGTGGTCGCCTGGGTGGCGCCACACAACCTGCACGTCACGCTTCGCTTCCTGGGCGATCAGACCGAGGAGCAGCTCGCCGACATCGTGCCCGCCCTCGAGGAGGCCGTCCGCGGCGTGGCCCCTTTCACGATGGGCCTCCGAGGTCTGGGCGCCTTTCCCGGTCTCGAGCACCCACGCACGCTCTGGGTGGGCATCGCCGAGGGCAGCAAGGAGGTGCGTGATCTCCAGGCCCGCGTGGCCAGAACTCTCGAGACCCGCGGCTTCCCGCTCGAAGCACGGGCCTGGCAGGCCCATGTCACCATTGGCCGCATCGTGGACGAGCGTCGCTCTCGGCGCGAGGGGATGGCCGAAACCCGAGCCAGCCTGACCCGCGGGGCCACGCTGAGCTTCGGAACGATGTCCGTGGAGGCCATTTCCCTCATGCGCAGCGACCTCTTCCCCTCGGGCGCGCGCTATACCGGCATCGCGGCCGTGGCCCTCCGCCCCCAGTAG